CTGCGTCCACACGAACCGTCCGACCGCGAGATGCTGCCAGAGGTCCGGATCGTCGATGCGGTAGGTAACCGAGATCAGAGCGGAGGCGGCGGCCGCGAGCGCTGCTGCGATCAGGGCCGGCGAGCGCCAGGGCAGCGCGGGGATCAGCCGAGGCGCTGCAGGACGCGTCGAACCACGCGCCGCGCGCGGCGCCTCCCGCGATCCTGAGCGACTCACTCGGCCCCGCTCAGTCGAGCAGCTCCACCTTGAGCACTCGGTCGCCCTGCACGATACGCCACACCACGTCCATGCCCCGCGTCACGTGAGCGAAGATGGTATAGCGCCCGTCCAGATGGTGCTGCGGCGATTGGGTGATGAACCATTGGCTGCCGCCGGTGTCCTTGCCCGAGAGCGCCATGCCCACCTCGCCGGGATCGTAACGAAGTCGGTTGTACTCGCAGCGGATGGTGTAGCCGGGCCCACCCGAGCCCGTCCCGCTCGGGTCGCCGTCCTGGATCACGAAGTTGGGCACGACACGGTGCAAGACGAGGCCGTCGAAGTAGCCGGCACGCGCAAGTCGCACGAAGTTCTCCACCGTCTGCGGCGCCTCGTCGCGATCGAACGCCCACTCGATGTCGCCGCGTTCGGTATGAAGGATCGCGCCGCGCGCGCCGGCCGGATGCAGCAGCTGATCATCCGAGACTCGCCGGGCGGTGGCGCGCGCAGGATAGAGGCGCTCGAGGCTGTCGGTGTAGGGGGCGCCGGCGAGCTGGCGCAGCGCGTCGCGAATCGAGATTCGCGCGTCGGGATCGGCATCCTTGCCGCGCGCGGTGAAGGCGGCGGTGAGCGCCGGAATGCTGGCCTTGTCGCCGAGGTCTCCGAGCGCTCCGGCGCACGAGGCCGCCATCAGCACCGAGCTGTCGGCGAGACCGGCGAGCAGCGGGCCGGCGGCGCCGCGGGCGCCGAGGGT
This DNA window, taken from Candidatus Sulfotelmatobacter sp., encodes the following:
- a CDS encoding peptidylprolyl isomerase; this encodes VRWRVLYALEKIVNPDRIELVAALHLGDPEWLVRAYAARTMGRQKSARGTAYLIDCLADRETGVVVNALRALQAIADTTCGACVPRLAQALGHPDPYVRVTAAGVLAERFALRGGSIAQRGVALDSLAMHLRDPDAATRGACARALLAQRGSASLQAVRPLLGDSSVFARIPVLQGIAHFDTSVALPLLLPRLGPGYPLLERMTAAEVLGTLGARGAAGPLLAGLADSSVLMAASCAGALGDLGDKASIPALTAAFTARGKDADPDARISIRDALRQLAGAPYTDSLERLYPARATARRVSDDQLLHPAGARGAILHTERGDIEWAFDRDEAPQTVENFVRLARAGYFDGLVLHRVVPNFVIQDGDPSGTGSGGPGYTIRCEYNRLRYDPGEVGMALSGKDTGGSQWFITQSPQHHLDGRYTIFAHVTRGMDVVWRIVQGDRVLKVELLD